Proteins from a single region of Candidatus Delongbacteria bacterium:
- a CDS encoding HipA N-terminal domain-containing protein: protein MVNRSAEIKMYGKTAAWLSQDENGYHFVYDKIYMQSESPRPVSLTLPIQDEPYTSKVMFPFFDGLIPEGWLLDVAEKNWKLNSRDRMGLLLTCCKDCIGAVSVHPLNEI, encoded by the coding sequence ATGGTAAACAGAAGTGCAGAAATTAAAATGTATGGTAAAACCGCAGCTTGGCTTAGTCAGGATGAAAACGGTTATCATTTTGTTTATGATAAAATATACATGCAATCGGAGTCGCCTAGGCCTGTAAGTCTAACTCTTCCTATTCAAGATGAGCCTTATACATCCAAAGTAATGTTTCCTTTTTTCGATGGTTTAATTCCTGAGGGTTGGCTACTTGATGTAGCAGAAAAAAACTGGAAATTGAATTCTAGAGATAGAATGGGATTACTTTTAACTTGCTGCAAAGATTGCATTG
- a CDS encoding helix-turn-helix transcriptional regulator: MKIDEFVKSRRKAVKLTQPELAEKAGVGLRFLRDLEQGKKSLRLDKVNQVLKMFGHEVGVVVSNKSN, translated from the coding sequence ATGAAAATAGATGAGTTTGTAAAGAGTAGAAGAAAGGCCGTAAAGCTAACACAACCAGAGCTGGCAGAGAAGGCAGGTGTGGGACTACGTTTTTTGCGCGATCTCGAACAAGGTAAGAAAAGCTTGCGCCTTGATAAAGTAAATCAGGTGCTGAAAATGTTCGGTCATGAGGTTGGAGTAGTAGTATCTAATAAATCGAATTGA
- a CDS encoding nucleotidyltransferase family protein, whose product MTTKETILLTIKANKLKLSKFGIRNIGLFGSYARGEQSDNSDIDILIEFDPEKENYDNFMAVCDFFELLFKREKIEIVTKNGLSPYIGPRILSEVIYV is encoded by the coding sequence ATGACAACAAAAGAAACCATATTGTTAACCATAAAAGCAAACAAGCTTAAACTATCTAAATTCGGAATACGAAATATTGGGTTGTTTGGATCCTATGCAAGAGGTGAACAATCTGACAATAGCGATATTGATATTTTAATTGAATTTGATCCTGAGAAAGAAAATTATGATAATTTTATGGCAGTTTGTGATTTCTTTGAACTATTATTTAAAAGAGAGAAAATCGAAATCGTAACGAAAAACGGATTAAGCCCATATATTGGTCCAAGAATTTTAAGTGAAGTGATTTATGTCTAA